The following are encoded in a window of Gossypium raimondii isolate GPD5lz chromosome 13, ASM2569854v1, whole genome shotgun sequence genomic DNA:
- the LOC105784432 gene encoding uncharacterized protein LOC105784432: MSKKSLNKILHSRIEAMHIQFAEKDRGSALAELVTVSGIGNNWCEGFSTYPRTYALIHANGVFSLYQDKYFSYPYFSSLPCFIMNQSCHSAYKSIHTSTVAMLHHLSLLKLRNNKW, from the exons ATGAGCAAGAAATCATTG AACAAGATATTACACAGCCGGATTGAAGCTATGCATATTCAGTTTGCTGAGAAAGATCGTGGTTCTGCACTTGCAGAGCTAGTGACAGTTTCAGGCATTGGAAATAATTG GTGCGAAGGTTTCTCTACGTATCCAAGAACATATGCCCTTATTCATGCTAATGGTGTCTTTAGCTTGTATCAAGATAAGTACTTCTCTTATCCATATTTTTCCAGTCTGCCATGTTTCATTATGAATCAAAGTTGTCATTCAGCATATAAATCAATACACACATCCACTGTAGCCATGCTGCATCATTTAAgccttttaaaattaagaaataataaatggTAG